A section of the Oryza sativa Japonica Group chromosome 1, ASM3414082v1 genome encodes:
- the LOC4326218 gene encoding UDP-glycosyltransferase 73C6 isoform X2, with product MDDDTAGHASGGYTTTAAAHFVLVPMMAQGHAIPMTDMARLLAEHGAARVSLVVTPVNAARMAGFAAGVEEAGLPVQLVELPFPAAEFGLPDGCENVDMLPSKDLFSNFLLACGALREPFAARLRQQRPPASCIISDMIHSWAGDIARELGVPWLTFNGSCTFSSFARDIIYRKNLLENLTDDEIVKVSGFPTPLELPKARCPGTLCVPGLKQISDKIYEAETRSDGRIMNSFQEMESLYIESFERTIGKKIWTIGPMCLCHRDSNAMAARGNKASMDDAKCLQWLDSKKPGSVIFVSFGSLSSTDPQQLVELGLGLEASKKPFIWVIKAGKKFPEVEEWLADGFEERVKDRGMIIRGWAPQMMILWHQAIGGFMTHCGWNSTLEGISAGVPMITWPHCSEQFVNEKLVVDHLKIGVEVGVKGVTQWGTEQKEVKVTRTAVETAVSMLMDEGEVAQEIRMRAKDFGMKARRALEEGGSSYNNIKLLIQEMGNKQNASG from the exons ATGGACGACGACACCGCCGGCCACGCCTCCGGCGGCtacacgacgacggcggcggcgcacttcGTGCTGGTCCCGATGATGGCGCAGGGCCACGCCATCCCCATGACCGACATGGCGCGCCTGCTGGCCgagcacggcgcggcgcgggtcAGCCTCGTCGTCACGCCGGTCAACGCCGCCAGGATGGCCGggttcgccgccggcgtggaggaggccggcctgCCGGTGCAGCTGGTGGAGCTCCCCTTCCCGGCCGCCGAGTTCGGCCTGCCGGACGGCTGCGAGAACGTCGACATGCTCCCGTCCAAAGACCTCTTCAGCAACTTCCTCTTGGCCTGCGGCGCGCTCCGGGAGCCGTTCGCGGCGAGGCTCCGGCAGCaacggccgccggcgagctgcaTCATCTCCGACATGATACACTCGTGGGCCGGTGACATCGCCAGGGAGCTCGGCGTCCCATGGCTCACGTTCAACGGCTCCTGCACCTTCTCCTCCTTTGCCAG GGACATCATTTATCGCAAAAATCTATTGGAGAACCTCACGGATGATGAGATCGTCAAAGTCTCAGGGTTCCCTACGCCGCTAGAGTTGCCAAAAGCTAGATGCCCTGGAACACTGTGCGTTCCAGGTCTGAAGCAAATAAGTGACAAGATTTACGAGGCTGAGACGCGAAGCGATGGCAGGATCATGAATAGCTTCCAGGAGATGGAATCTCTGTACATCGAGTCGTTTGAGCGAACCATAGGTAAGAAGATCTGGACGATCGGCCCAATGTGCCTTTGTCACAGAGACAGCAACGCCATGGCTGCTAGAGGAAACAAGGCGTCAATGGATGATGCGAAATGTTTGCAATGGCTTGATTCAAAGAAGCCTGGTTCAGTGATCTTTGTCAGCTTTGGCAGCCTCTCCAGCACCGACCCTCAGCAGCTTGTTGAGCTGGGGCTGGGACTTGAAGCTTCCAAGAAACCATTCATCTGGGTGATCAAAGCAGGAAAAAAGTTTCCAGAAGTCGAGGAATGGCTTGCAGATGGGTTCGAGGAGCGCGTCAAAGACAGAGGCATGATCATAAGGGGCTGGGCGCCACAGATGATGATCCTGTGGCACCAGGCCATTGGAGGGTTCATGacgcactgcgggtggaactcgacACTAGAGGGCATCTCCGCGGGTGTGCCGATGATCACATGGCCACACTGTTCAGAGCAGTTTGTGAATGAGAAATTGGTGGTGGATCACCTGAAAATTGGGGTGGAGGTTGGAGTGAAAGGAGTGACACAGTGGGGAACTGAACAAAAAGAGGTTAAGGTGACAAGGACTGCTGTGGAGACAGCGGTATCCATGTTGATGGATGAAGGGGAAGTTGCACAGGAGATTAGGATGAGAGCAAAAGATTTTGGCATGAAGGCAAGAAGGGCTTTGGAAGAGGGAGGTTCTTCCTATAACAACATAAAACTATTAATTCAAGAAATGGGAAACAAGCAAAATGCATCTGGTTGA
- the LOC4326218 gene encoding UDP-glycosyltransferase 73C6 isoform X1, whose product MDDDTAGHASGGYTTTAAAHFVLVPMMAQGHAIPMTDMARLLAEHGAARVSLVVTPVNAARMAGFAAGVEEAGLPVQLVELPFPAAEFGLPDGCENVDMLPSKDLFSNFLLACGALREPFAARLRQQRPPASCIISDMIHSWAGDIARELGVPWLTFNGSCTFSSFASFQLSRRDIIYRKNLLENLTDDEIVKVSGFPTPLELPKARCPGTLCVPGLKQISDKIYEAETRSDGRIMNSFQEMESLYIESFERTIGKKIWTIGPMCLCHRDSNAMAARGNKASMDDAKCLQWLDSKKPGSVIFVSFGSLSSTDPQQLVELGLGLEASKKPFIWVIKAGKKFPEVEEWLADGFEERVKDRGMIIRGWAPQMMILWHQAIGGFMTHCGWNSTLEGISAGVPMITWPHCSEQFVNEKLVVDHLKIGVEVGVKGVTQWGTEQKEVKVTRTAVETAVSMLMDEGEVAQEIRMRAKDFGMKARRALEEGGSSYNNIKLLIQEMGNKQNASG is encoded by the exons ATGGACGACGACACCGCCGGCCACGCCTCCGGCGGCtacacgacgacggcggcggcgcacttcGTGCTGGTCCCGATGATGGCGCAGGGCCACGCCATCCCCATGACCGACATGGCGCGCCTGCTGGCCgagcacggcgcggcgcgggtcAGCCTCGTCGTCACGCCGGTCAACGCCGCCAGGATGGCCGggttcgccgccggcgtggaggaggccggcctgCCGGTGCAGCTGGTGGAGCTCCCCTTCCCGGCCGCCGAGTTCGGCCTGCCGGACGGCTGCGAGAACGTCGACATGCTCCCGTCCAAAGACCTCTTCAGCAACTTCCTCTTGGCCTGCGGCGCGCTCCGGGAGCCGTTCGCGGCGAGGCTCCGGCAGCaacggccgccggcgagctgcaTCATCTCCGACATGATACACTCGTGGGCCGGTGACATCGCCAGGGAGCTCGGCGTCCCATGGCTCACGTTCAACGGCTCCTGCACCTTCTCCTCCTTTGCCAG TTTCCAACTATCTCGCAGGGACATCATTTATCGCAAAAATCTATTGGAGAACCTCACGGATGATGAGATCGTCAAAGTCTCAGGGTTCCCTACGCCGCTAGAGTTGCCAAAAGCTAGATGCCCTGGAACACTGTGCGTTCCAGGTCTGAAGCAAATAAGTGACAAGATTTACGAGGCTGAGACGCGAAGCGATGGCAGGATCATGAATAGCTTCCAGGAGATGGAATCTCTGTACATCGAGTCGTTTGAGCGAACCATAGGTAAGAAGATCTGGACGATCGGCCCAATGTGCCTTTGTCACAGAGACAGCAACGCCATGGCTGCTAGAGGAAACAAGGCGTCAATGGATGATGCGAAATGTTTGCAATGGCTTGATTCAAAGAAGCCTGGTTCAGTGATCTTTGTCAGCTTTGGCAGCCTCTCCAGCACCGACCCTCAGCAGCTTGTTGAGCTGGGGCTGGGACTTGAAGCTTCCAAGAAACCATTCATCTGGGTGATCAAAGCAGGAAAAAAGTTTCCAGAAGTCGAGGAATGGCTTGCAGATGGGTTCGAGGAGCGCGTCAAAGACAGAGGCATGATCATAAGGGGCTGGGCGCCACAGATGATGATCCTGTGGCACCAGGCCATTGGAGGGTTCATGacgcactgcgggtggaactcgacACTAGAGGGCATCTCCGCGGGTGTGCCGATGATCACATGGCCACACTGTTCAGAGCAGTTTGTGAATGAGAAATTGGTGGTGGATCACCTGAAAATTGGGGTGGAGGTTGGAGTGAAAGGAGTGACACAGTGGGGAACTGAACAAAAAGAGGTTAAGGTGACAAGGACTGCTGTGGAGACAGCGGTATCCATGTTGATGGATGAAGGGGAAGTTGCACAGGAGATTAGGATGAGAGCAAAAGATTTTGGCATGAAGGCAAGAAGGGCTTTGGAAGAGGGAGGTTCTTCCTATAACAACATAAAACTATTAATTCAAGAAATGGGAAACAAGCAAAATGCATCTGGTTGA
- the LOC4326220 gene encoding UDP-glycosyltransferase 73C6, with translation MSSAGHAVDQQRKSTTMKAHFVLVPMMAQGHMIPMTGMARLLAEHGAQVSFVTTPVNAARMAGFVTAVEAAGLAVQLVKLPFPATEFGLPDGCENLDMIQSRDLSRNFMEACGALREPLTARLRQLCPPPSCIISDMVQWWTGEIARELGIPRLTFDGFCTFASLARYIIFRDKLLDNVADEEIVTFSGFPMLLELPKARCPGSLCVPGMEQIRDKMYEEELQSDGNVMNSFQELETLYIESFEQITGKKVWTIGPMCLCDRDSNMMAARGNKASVDEAKCLQWLDSKKPGSVIFVSFGSLASTAPQQLVELGLGLEASKEPFIWVIKAGNKFPEVEEWLADGFEERVKDRGMIIRGWAPQVMILWHQAIGGFMTHCGWNSTIEGICAGVPMITWPHFAEQFLNEKFVVNLLKIGLEIGVKGVAQWGSEHKEVRVTRNAVETAVSTLMNDGEAAQEMRMRAKDLGVKARRALEEGGSSYDNISLLIQEMGNKQNASG, from the exons ATGTCCTCCGCCGGCCACGCCGTCGACCAGCAGCGCAAATCCACCACGATGAAGGCGCACTTCGTGCTGGTCCCGATGATGGCGCAGGGACACATGATCCCCATGACCGGCATGGCCCGCCTGCTGGCCGAGCATGGCGCGCAGGTCAGCTTTGTCACCACTCCGGTGAACGCCGCCAGGATGGCAGGATTCGTCACCGCTGTGGAGGCGGCTGGCCTGGCAGTGCAGCTGGTGAAGCTCCCCTTCCCGGCCACCGAGTTTGGGTTGCCGGACGGGTGCGAAAACCTGGATATGATCCAGTCCAGGGATCTCAGCCGAAACTTCATGGAGGCCTGCGGAGCGCTCCGGGAGCCGCTCACGGCGAGGCTCCGTCAGCTATGCCCACCTCCAAGCTGCATCATATCTGACATGGTGCAGTGGTGGACCGGTGAAATTGCAAGGGAGCTCGGTATCCCAAGGCTAACATTTGATGGCTTCTGTACCTTCGCCTCCCTTGCCAG GTATATCATTTTCCGCGACAAACTGTTGGACAATGTCGCAGATGAGGAGATCGTCACTTTCTCAGGGTTCCCTATGCTGCTTGAGTTGCCAAAGGCTAGATGCCCTGGAAGCTTGTGTGTTCCAGGTATGGAACAAATTCGTGATAAGATGTATGAGGAGGAGCTGCAAAGCGATGGCAATGTAATGAACAGCTTCCAGGAGCTGGAGACTCTGTACATCGAGTCCTTTGAACAGATAACAGGTAAGAAGGTCTGGACAATCGGCCCAATGTGCCTCTGTGACAGAGACAGCAACATGATGGCTGCTAGAGGAAACAAGGCATCAGTGGATGAGGCAAAGTGCTTGCAATGGCTTGATTCAAAGAAGCCTGGTTCAGTGATCTTTGTCAGCTTTGGCAGCCTCGCCAGCACCGCACCTCAGCAGCTTGTTGAGCTGGGACTGGGGCTTGAAGCTTCCAAGGAGCCTTTCATCTGGGTGATCAAAGCAGGAAATAAGTTTCCAGAAGTTGAGGAATGGCTTGCAGATGGGTTCGAGGAACGCGTTAAAGACAGAGGCATGATAATAAGGGGCTGGGCACCACAGGTGATGATCCTATGGCACCAGGCCATTGGAGGGTTCATGACACACTGTGGGTGGAACTCAACAATAGAGGGCATTTGCGCGGGCGTGCCCATGATCACATGGCCACATTTCGCAGAGCAGTTTTTGAATGAGAAATTTGTGGTGAATCTGCTGAAAATTGGGCTGGAGATTGGAGTGAAAGGAGTGGCACAATGGGGAAGTGAACATAAAGAAGTTAGGGTGACAAGGAATGCTGTGGAGACAGCAGTGTCCACATTGATGAATGATGGAGAAGCTGCACAGGAGATGAGGATGAGAGCAAAAGACTTGGGTGTAAAGGCAAGGAGGGCTTTGGAAGAGGGAGGTTCTTCCTATGATAACATAAGCCTATTGATTCAAGAAATGGGAAACAAGCAAAATGCATCTGGTTGA
- the LOC4326219 gene encoding UDP-glycosyltransferase 73C6 — translation MSFASHAGAGAGDQQHRCCSRTVHFVLVPMMAQGHTIPMTDMARLLAEHGAQISLVTTPVNAGRMAGFVAAVEEAGLPVQLLELPFPAADFGLPDGCENIDMLQCKDDMRKFLEACGALREPLMARLRQHDLPPSCIVSDMMHWWTSDIARELGIPWLTFSGFCTFASLARDIVYRNNLLRDLTDEEEVVKLSGFPTPLELPKARLPGSLCVPGLEEIREKIYDEEMRSDGKVMNSFDELETLYMESYKQVTDKVWTIGPMCLCHRDRNTMAARGNKASLDEVKCLQWLDSKKPGSVIFVSFGTLVSTAPQQLVELGLGLEASNKPFIWVIKAGNKFPVVEKWLADGFEERVIDRGMIIRGWAPQMMILWHQAIGGFMTHCGWNSTIEGICAGVPMITWPHFAEQFLNEKLVVDHLKIGMEVGVKGVTQWGSEQKEAQVTRNSVETAVSTLMNEGEAAQGMRMRAKDFGIKARRALEEGGSSYNNIRLLIQEMGNEQNASG, via the exons ATGTCTTTTGCCagccacgccggcgccggcgccggcgaccagcAGCACAGGTGCTGCTCCAGGACGGTGCACTTCGTGCTGGTCCCGATGATGGCGCAGGGGCACACCATCCCCATGACCGACATGGCCCGCCTGCTGGCCGAGCACGGCGCTCAGATCAGCCTCGTCACCACTCCGGTCAACGCCGGCAGGATGGCGgggttcgtcgccgccgtggaggaggCTGGCCTGCCAGTGCAGCTGCTGGAGCTCCCCTTCCCGGCTGCTGATTTCGGCCTGCCAGACGGGTGCGAGAACATTGACATGCTCCAGTGCAAAGACGACATGAGGAAATTCCTCGAGGCCTGTGGCGCGCTCCGGGAGCCACTCATGGCGAGGCTCCGGCAGCACGACCTGCCGCCGAGCTGCATCGTATCCGACATGATGCACTGGTGGACCAGTGACATCGCCAGGGAGCTCGGTATCCCCTGGCTTACCTTTAGTGGCTTCTGTACCTTTGCCTCCCTCGCCAG GGACATTGTTTACCGTAACAATCTATTGCGGGACCTCACTGATGAGGAGGAGGTCGTTAAGCTCTCAGGGTTCCCTACGCCGCTAGAGTTGCCAAAAGCTAGATTGCCTGGAAGCTTGTGCGTTCCAGGTCTGGAGGAAATCCGTGAGAAGATCTATGATGAGGAGATGCGAAGCGACGGCAAGGTCATGAACAGCTTCGACGAGCTGGAGACTTTGTACATGGAGTCCTATAAGCAGGTGACAGATAAGGTCTGGACGATCGGCCCAATGTGCCTGTGTCACAGAGACAGAAACACAATGGCTGCTAGAGGAAACAAGGCGTCATTGGATGAAGTAAAATGTTTGCAATGGCTCGATTCAAAGAAGCCAGGTTCCGTGATCTTTGTCAGTTTTGGCACCCTTGTCAGCACCGCGCCTCAGCAGCTTGTTGAGCTGGGACTGGGGCTTGAAGCTTCCAACAAACCGTTCATATGGGTGATCAAAGCAGGAAATAAGTTTCCAGTAGTCGAGAAATGGCTTGCAGATGGATTCGAGGAACGTGTCATAGACAGAGGGATGATCATAAGAGGTTGGGCACCACAGATGATGATCCTGTGGCACCAGGCCATTGGAGGGTTCATGACACATTGTGGGTGGAACTCGACAATAGAGGGCATCTGCGCGGGTGTGCCTATGATCACATGGCCACACTTTGCAGAGCAATTCTTGAATGAAAAACTGGTAGTGGATCACCTGAAAATTGGGATGGAGGTTGGAGTGAAAGGAGTGACACAGTGGGGAAGTGAACAAAAAGAGGCTCAGGTGACAAGGAATTCTGTGGAGACAGCAGTGTCCACATTGATGAATGAGGGGGAGGCTGCACAGGGGATGAGAATGAGAGCAAAAGATTTTGGCATAAAGGCAAGGAGGGCTTTGGAAGAGGGAGGTTCTTCATATAACAACATAAGGTTATTGATTCAAGAAATGGGAAACGAGCAAAATGCATCTGGTTGA
- the LOC9271808 gene encoding UDP-glycosyltransferase 73C10-like: protein MAAELHFLVVPLIAQGHIIPMVEVARLLAARGARATVVTTPVNAARNGAAVEAARRDGLAVDLAEVAFPGPEFGVPEGLENMDQLADADPGMYLSLQRAIWAMAARLERLVRALPRRPDCLVADYCNPWTAPVCDRLGIARVVMHCPSAYFLLATHNLSKHGVYGRLALAAGDGELEPFEVPDFPVRAVVYTATFRRFFQWPGLEEEERDAVEAERTADGFVINTFRDIEGAFVDGYAAALGRRAWAIGPTCAAAAASTDADARANRGNRADVDAGRILSWLDA, encoded by the coding sequence atggcggcGGAGCTCCATTTCTTGGTGGTGCCGCTGATAGCGCAGGGCCACATCATCcccatggtggaggtggcgcgcctcctcgccgcccgcggcgcgcgcgccacCGTCGTCACCACGCCCGTCAACGCCGCGCGCAACGGGGCCGCCGTGGAGGCCGCCCGCCGCGACggcctcgccgtcgacctcgccgagGTCGCCTTCCCCGGCCCGGAGTTCGGCGTGCCGGAGGGGCTGGAGAACATGGACCAGCTGGCGGACGCCGACCCCGGCATGTACCTGTCCCTGCAGAGGGCCATCTGGGCCATGGCGGCGCGGCTCGAGCGGCTCGTCCGGGCGCTGCCTCGCCGCCCGGACTGCCTCGTCGCCGACTACTGCAACCCGTGGACGGCGCCCGTCTGCGACCGCCTCGGCATCGCTCGCGTCGTCATGCACTGCCCGTCGGCGTACTTCCTCCTCGCCACCCACAACCTGAGCAAGCACGGCGTGTACGGCCgcctcgcgctcgccgccggtgacggcgAGCTGGAGCCGTTCGAGGTGCCGGACTTCCCGGTGCGTGCCGTCGTCTACACGGCCACGTTCCGCCGCTTCTTCCAGTGGCCTggcctggaggaggaggagcgcgacgCGGTCGAGGCCGAGCGCACCGCCGATGGCTTCGTCATCAACACGTTCCGCGACATCGAGGGCGCCTTCGTCGACGGCtacgcggcggcgctcggccgGAGGGCGTGGGCCATCGGGCcgacgtgcgccgccgccgccgccagcacgGACGCCGACGCGAGGGCCAACCGGGGCAaccgcgccgacgtcgacgccggGCGTATCCTCTCCTGGCTCGACGCATGA